The Hevea brasiliensis isolate MT/VB/25A 57/8 chromosome 1, ASM3005281v1, whole genome shotgun sequence genome has a window encoding:
- the LOC131183156 gene encoding uncharacterized protein LOC131183156 translates to MSNRNYLDENTIRESAQESDNSTSNTYEQMVMDAASLISFEDVMEEPPNPSLKNFIVTPYNLPPWLCMKEEYMFLTVIVLVRNPKDKLDVYLQHLIAELKLLWEVGVETYDASKKINVNMRMRITVAKQKHGLEETEHFWDLPYWSTNMLRHNLDVMHIEKNVFENIFNTVMNVEGKTKDNAKSREDLKEFCHRPELERDMATGKYPKACYTLDKQSKTVLCEWLKNLRFPDGYVSNMGRCIDMRKLKLFGMKSHDCHVFMQRLLPIAFRELLPKNVWQALTELSNFFRELTSTTLREEAMLQLNEEIPIILCKLERIFPPSFFDSMEHLPVHLAYEAWIAGPVQYRWMYPFERYLRKLKNNVKNKAKVEGSICNAYLVEEASLFCAHYFEPHVNTRHRKVPRNDDTVEHMDEHLGNLSIFTHSGRPLGKGKVRYLTEQEFQAAQMYILLNCIEVKPYIDIFVNELHMANPNINDKQVDEKLEREFDKWFNKYVHNPSNNISSQFLKDLSKGPLRSVMSYNSYVVNGYKFHTKSHGSHRATMSDGLSVNYSIYPSLKRDKDDWWAVFKIKARSVIDLPEQVNVTTPPAREEPFQEDEMEDVEDEEELELDSESDEECDDDARQRSRGREVDTDPEGLCFNTNRATPPPPPPPPITPSYEHAIGSTSGHEGHSVGAAPISSMDGLSLNTFGRKKRIKLINGALHPSEECAKKMKNIFKERMDPENLCWKTITLKQKSFLG, encoded by the exons ATGTCGAATCGTAATTATCTTGATGAGAATACAATTCG CGAGTCTGCTCAAGAAAGTGATAATAGCACAAGCAATACCTATGAGCAAATGGTAATGGATGCGGCGAGTCTGATTTCTTTCGAGGATGTAATGGAGGAGCCTCCAAATCCATCACTCAAAAATT TCATTGTCACTCCTTACAATTTGCCTCCTTGGTTATGTATGAAGGAAGAGTATATGTTCCTAACGGTAATAGTTCTGGTCAGAAACCCAAAAGACAAATTGGATGTGTACTTACAGCACCTTATTGCAGAGTTGAAACTGTTGTGGGAAGTTGGAGTTGAGACATATGATGCTTCAAAGAAGATTAATGTTAATATGAGG ATGAGAATAACGGTTGCAAAGCAAAAACACGGGTTGGAAGAGACGGAGCATTTTTGGGATTTGCCATATTGGAGTACTAACATGCTTCGCCACAACTTGGATGTCATGCATATAGAGAAAAAtgtatttgaaaatatttttaatactgtgATGAATGTTGAAGGGAAGACGAAGGACAATGCAAAATCAAGGGAAGATTTGAAAGAGTTTTGTCACCGACCTGAGTTAGAGAGGGATATGGCAACAGGAAAGTATCCTAAAGCATGTTACACATTAGACAAACAATCAAAAACAGTGTTGTGTGAATGGCTTAAAAATCTTAGATTCCCAGATGGTTATGTGTCAAACATGGGTAGGTGTATAGACATGCGAAAACTAAAGTTGtttgggatgaaaagccatgattGTCATGTCTTTATGCAAAGATTACTCCCAATAGCATTTAGGGAATTGCTTCCAAAAAATGTGTGGCAAGCATTGACCGAATTGAGCAATTTCTTTAGAGAGTTAACTTCAACAACACTTAGAGAAGAAGCCATGTTACAACTCAATGAAGAGATTCCTATTATATTATGTAAACTAGAGCGTATATTCCCTCCAAGTTTCTTTGACTCCATGGAACATCTCCCAGTGCATTTGGCTTATGAAGCATGGATTGCTGGTCCTGTGCAATATCGGTGGATGTATCCATTTGAGAG GTACCTTAGGAAGTTAAAaaataatgtgaaaaataaagccaaaGTGGAAGGTTCCATATGCAATGCATACTTAGTTGAAGAAGCATCGTTATTCTGCGCTCATTATTTTGAACCCCATGTCAACACAAGGCATCGAAAGGTTCCACGCAATGATGATACAGTCGAACATATGGATGAACATCTAGGGAATCTATCAATTTTCACTCATTCCGGTAGGCCACTGGGAAAAGGAAAGGTTAGATATCTCACAGAACAAGAATTTCAAGCAGCACAAATGTACATCTTGTTGAATTGTATAGAAGTAAAACCGTACATTGA CATTTTTGTTAATGAGTTACACATGGCCAATCCAAATATCAATGATAAACAAGTTGATGAGAAACTAGAGCGTGAATTTGACAAGTGGTTCAATAAATATGTTCACAATCCCTCCAACAATATATCAAGCCAGTTTTTAAAGGATCtatcaaagggtccattaagaagTGTTATGTCCTACAATAGTTATGTAGTTAATGGTTATAAATTTCACACTAAAAGTCATGGTTCGCATAGGGCAACAATGAGCGATGGG ctttcagtgaattattccaTATATCCAAGCTTAAAGCGTGACAAGGATGATTGGTGGGCCGTGTTCAAAATCAAAGCGAGATCTGTTATTGATCTTCCTGAGCAAGTGAATGTGACAACCCCCCCTGCGCGGGAAGAACCATttcaagaagatgaaatggaa gatgttgaagatgaagaagagctTGAGTTGGACTCAGAAAGCGATGAGGAATGCGATGAT GATGCGAGGCAACGGTCGCGAGGGAG GGAGGTCGACACGGATCCGGAGGGTCTCTGCTTCAACACGAATCGAGctacacctccacctccaccgccACCACCTATTACCCCATCTTACGAGCACGCAATTGGATCAACCTCTGGTCATGAAGGTCATTCGGTTGGGGCAGCACCAATATCATCAATGGATGGCCTATCACTCAATACATTTGGAAGAAAGAAACGAATAAAGCTCATTAATGGCGC GTTACATCCATCCGAGGAATGTGCTAAGAAGATGAAGAATATCTTCAAGGAGAGGATGGACCCGGAGAACCTTTGTTGGAAAACTATCACGCTGAAACAAAAGAGTTTCTTGGGATGA
- the LOC110641535 gene encoding uncharacterized protein LOC110641535, which produces MQKWKEAWSSPSLKPRAIDSFANICSEIGELGRASLDTQGEAKLGRRPFPYELFHKTHTRKGTSDMVDSRAQSIKDAFLALKEQSSQPQEGCSDPPIVDEVALYYQVVGGEKKNRVYGIGSQASIFYPSSSHGSSSTASYCAQSEAMEEEIQQLASNYCNAQG; this is translated from the exons ATGCAAAAATGGAAGGAGGCATGGAGTAGCCCGAGTTTAAAGCCAAGAGCCATCGATTCCTTTGCTAACATTTGTAGTGAGATAGGGGAGTTGGGGCGAGCATCTCTAGACACACAGGGG GAAGCCAAGCTTGGCCGAAGACCTTTTCCTTATGAACTTTTCCATAAGACCCACACTAGGAAAGGCACCTCCGATATGGTTGATTCACGAGCGCAATCAATTAAG GATGCATTTTTGGCGCTTAAGGAGCAGTCGTCTCAACCACAAGAGGGGTGCAGTGACCCTCCTATTGTAGATGAGGTCGCACTATATTATCAAGTTGTGGGGGGGGAGAAGAAGAACAGGGTTTATGGCATTGGATCTCAAGCATCAATTTTTTACCCTAGCTCATCACATGGATCATCTTCTACTGCATCCTATTGCGCTCAGTCGGAGGCAATGGAGGAAGAGATTCAACAATTAGCATCAAACTATTGCAACGCTCAAGGATAG